The following proteins are encoded in a genomic region of Arachis ipaensis cultivar K30076 chromosome B02, Araip1.1, whole genome shotgun sequence:
- the LOC107625703 gene encoding uncharacterized protein LOC107625703 translates to MITLKTIHLCFTPTNSNHTRFHNNTRTSSALCLCTKSNNDESDSSQPPQQPEGNAQSQELLAQIAMLQAQKVRLTGYLDEKSEYLTQFGEEAKAEFDKIGADALKGLDEASDRITASIESQMLEFEELNELNRLEIEENENKLVEFEDQMERDQNEGLFFKSLGGKKESVADKAKVKDDEVKRIELQDLSREKDGGSNKTLKNVYLFFIGLLTFGIVNSIGNDWRKVAVLGAILVVLFSLFINEQNKDNNKD, encoded by the exons ATGATTACCCTAAAAACAATTCATCTATGCTTCACTCCAACGAATTCAAACCACACAAGATTCCACAACAACACAAGAACTTCTTCTGCTCTATGCCTTTGCACCAAATCCAATAATGATGAATCTGATTCTTCTCAGCCTCCACAACAACCTGAAGGAAATGCTCAGAGCCAAGAGCTTCTAGCACAAATAGCCATGCTTCAAGCTCAGAAGGTTCGTCTAACGGGTTATCTTGATGAGAAGTCAGAATATTTGACCCAATTCGGTGAAGAAGCCAAAGCTGAGTTTGACAAGATTGGTGCTGATGCTCTCAAAGGATTAGATGAAGCTAGTGACAGA atAACAGCAAGCATAGAGAGCCAGATGCTAGAATTTGAGGAACTCAATGAACTTAACAGGCTAGAGATTGAGGAGAATGAGAACAAGCTAGTTGAGTTTGAAGATCAAATGGAGAGGGACCAAAATGAAGGACTATTCTTCAAAAGCCTTGGAGGGAAAAAGGAATCTGTTGCTGATAAAGCAAAAGTCAAAGATGATGAGGTCAAAAGGATAGAATTGCAAGACTTATCAAGAGAAAAAGATGGTGGTAGCAACAAAACATTGAAAAATGTTTACCTCTTCTTCATTGGCTTGCTCACATTTGGAATAGTTAATTCAATTGGTAATGATTGGAGAAAAGTTGCAGTTCTTGGAGCTATTCTTGTGGTTTTGTTTTCTCTGTTCATCAATGAACAAAACAAGGACAACAACAAAGACTAA
- the LOC110269279 gene encoding uncharacterized protein LOC110269279 → MSNNLYCLLESGERRTLGIVVELGLEDVVDIVGVGGDAVVEDVEVDASSGKYDSFVIDSDEDLHILFYCHCQFPEVRIPELLAKLVDVVSSSGGSNRNHQSVPMATASSLTLVVASSFVLVILSAGDLVASLTFAADLHRDEIAKQGANVNTPVMIPISRAVGEPDAVQDVLREDDDVDPATIVDDSDDDIGRSISVGPGGVLSSGTQKYPPHFSTLDFDAMRPEELPDVQSGFSVRDSQDTAGLAEFQVGQQFQNKEVILCVMTYIIHREVEYKMMKSDHDKYYNKCKEFGNSCRWLIQITLRQRKGIWEVRRYNRTHACLGTSVSGDHKKLDYHVISAYILPMIRADVSVFIKVL, encoded by the exons atgtccaacaatctatattgcttgctGGAGAGTGGAGAAAGGCGTACCCTTGGAAtagttgtggaacttggtcttgaggatgtgGTGGACATTGTCGGGGTTGGAGGTGATGCTGTTGTCGAGGACGTTGAGGTGGATGCTTCTAGTGG GAAGTACGACTCGTTTGTGATAGACAGTGACGAggatttgcatattttattttactgTCATTGCCAGTTTCCGGAGGTGAGAATCCCTGAACTGTTGGCAAAGCTTGTGGATGTAGTCTCTAGCTCAGGAGGATCGAACCGGAATCATCAATCAGTACCTATGGCAACAGCCTCCAGTTTAACCCTTGTTGTTGCGTCTTCATTTGTACTTGTAATCTTGTCTGCGGGAGATTTAGTGGCATCTCTAACTTTTGCAGCTGATCTACATCGCGACGAGATTGCAAAACAAGGTGCAAACGTGAATACTCCTGTTATGATTCCGATTTCTAGGGCGGTTGGAGAACCGGATGCAGTGCAAGATGTCCTAAGGGAGGACGATGATGTAGATCCCGCCACGATTGTTGATGACAGCGATGATGATATAGGGAGGAGTATTTCTGTCGGTCCTGGTGGTGTATTGAGCTCGGGAACTCAGAAGTATCCCCCACACTTTTCGACTCTAGACTTTGATGCGATGAGACCAGAGGAGTTACCGGATGTGCAATCCGGTTTTAGCGTGAGAGATTCACAGGACACCGCAGGTCTAGCTGAGTTTCAAGTCGGTCAGCAGTTTCAGAATAAAGAAGTCATCTTATGTGTGATGACTTATATCATTCATCGTGAGGTTGAGTACAAAATGATGAAATCAGACCATGACAAGTATTACAACAAGTGCAAGGAGTTCGGAAATAGTTGCAGATGGTTGATTCAGATCACGCTACGACAACGGAAGGGTATCTGGGAGGTCAGACGATATAACAGAACTCATGCATGTTTGGGCACCTCTGTCTCCGGTGATCACAAGAAACTTGACTATCATGTGATATCTGCTTACATCCTTCCTATGATCAGAGCTGATGTGTCCGTGTTTATCAAGGTTCTGTAG